From one Gemmatimonadota bacterium genomic stretch:
- a CDS encoding TolC family protein, which yields MKSYRRVRPVGLAAMAGAAIFVSSPGASAQQSAVPAVVTLAEAIRMALAHDPAAVAAEAAVATAEAGLLQARGAWLPTLTLSSAYGNSSNQRFDQSTGRLVSESYTAQAAGSYELFSGGRRLLQHRAASAEVAAADAQYRAQRFQTILRTTAAFYDAAAAADLVRAAAQRFERARQQLEFAETRLEVGTATASDVLRAELEVGNAELAVIETEAALRTAELELGRQVGVAGAAQPAAASLPERAPALPPTDQLVARAVRASPAVVAAEATLRSRRAERLASYTPYLPSVRLSGGYDWFAFRFPPDQQSWSVRVFATLPLFNGFQREAALQRAAAGERLARARALDAAIAARVAVESALQDITAAERRVAISDRAVNLAREDLRVQEERYQLGASTILDLQASQLTLAEVEVAAVRARQALGTAVARLEAVLGEAVGGGQGE from the coding sequence ATGAAGAGCTACCGCAGGGTGCGGCCCGTCGGCCTGGCGGCTATGGCCGGCGCGGCGATCTTTGTCTCCTCGCCGGGGGCGTCCGCGCAGCAATCGGCTGTGCCGGCCGTGGTCACGCTGGCCGAGGCGATCCGCATGGCGCTGGCGCACGACCCGGCGGCCGTGGCCGCAGAGGCGGCAGTGGCCACGGCGGAGGCTGGGCTGCTTCAGGCCCGGGGCGCGTGGCTGCCCACACTGACCCTCAGCTCGGCGTACGGCAACTCGAGCAACCAGCGCTTCGACCAGTCGACGGGGCGGCTGGTCTCGGAGAGCTACACCGCCCAGGCAGCGGGCAGTTACGAGCTGTTCTCGGGTGGGCGGCGGCTGCTGCAGCATCGGGCGGCCTCGGCGGAAGTGGCGGCGGCGGACGCGCAGTACCGTGCGCAGCGCTTCCAGACCATCCTGCGTACCACGGCGGCGTTCTACGACGCGGCCGCGGCGGCGGATCTGGTGCGGGCGGCGGCACAGCGCTTCGAGCGGGCGCGCCAGCAGCTCGAGTTCGCCGAGACGCGGCTCGAAGTGGGAACGGCCACGGCATCGGACGTACTGCGCGCCGAGCTCGAGGTGGGCAATGCCGAGCTGGCCGTAATCGAGACGGAGGCGGCGCTGCGCACTGCAGAGCTCGAGCTGGGGCGCCAGGTGGGCGTGGCGGGCGCGGCACAGCCGGCGGCGGCTTCACTGCCCGAGCGGGCGCCAGCCCTGCCGCCGACTGATCAACTGGTCGCGCGCGCGGTGCGCGCCTCGCCCGCGGTGGTGGCGGCGGAGGCCACGCTGCGAAGTCGCCGTGCGGAACGGCTGGCGAGCTACACGCCCTACCTGCCCTCCGTCCGGCTGTCCGGCGGCTACGACTGGTTCGCGTTCCGGTTCCCGCCCGACCAGCAGAGCTGGAGCGTGCGCGTGTTTGCCACGCTCCCGCTGTTCAACGGCTTCCAGCGCGAGGCGGCGCTGCAGCGCGCGGCGGCCGGCGAGCGCCTGGCGCGGGCACGCGCGCTGGACGCGGCAATCGCGGCCCGCGTCGCGGTCGAGTCAGCCCTGCAGGACATCACGGCAGCGGAGCGGCGCGTCGCGATCTCGGACCGCGCCGTCAATCTGGCGCGGGAAGACCTGCGGGTGCAGGAGGAGCGCTATCAGCTCGGCGCCTCGACGATTCTCGATCTGCAGGCCTCCCAGCTCACGCTCGCGGAGGTGGAGGTCGCGGCGGTTCGCGCCCGGCAGGCGCTGGGGACGGCGGTGGCACGGCTGGAGGCGGT